CTCTTGAGCCTCTCTATGGCTGCGTCAATAACACAAAGGCTTTCTCTGGGGCCAGCGCTCTTGCTGTACTCCCCTGTCTGTGCGTCCCATTTGCAGTTGTTCGGAAGACAAAGGGGAACTGCACATTGTTCAGACATTGTGGTTTTAAAAGAAGGTGGACTTTAAACTTCTCTGCAAAGGAACATGTTAAGTTTGGTGAGAAAATGGACGAGTGGGAAATGTCTATGATAATAatgttcatgaaaaaattacgcgcttcggatcggctgaaaacgagtgcattcttatgtaacacgagtgcaaagttgtaaggtaaggtacgttttttcttgggggtgggggggagggctggggaattttggtattttttccaaaagaaagtgttggccctccctcatgttttgattaaaaaactcctgaccccccccccccacacttttaggtgactgacaaaagtgTGACCCTCCCCTCACTACCACATGGTATGCTCCATGCCATAGAAACCTCAGAACATTTTTCGACATTTTGCTTGTAaacacaaaatgtttgaatatgaataaatcTCGATATTGAATATGTGCACGCTGAAACAAGAAACACTACCACAGACGCTGACATGCTATGAGTAACTGAAGCAAGCGATTGTAGTTTTAGAAGGTATGAAGGGCTGCGTTTGCGTTCTTTGAAGCAGCAGGTTACATCTGCAAAAGAAAATTGGGGCGGAGAAACGGAAGACAATGACAGAGATTTGGGAGTCAGTGTTTATGAGAAGGCAAACGCTCTCTTAGAGAACATTGAGAAAGCCAAATCTGAAATATGGAAAGTCAAAagcaaagaatttgaaaatacacTTGAACCTGTGGTAATGCAATGTCATGACATTTTGAGGCACATTGCTTATTTTCAACTGCCACCTGTGTATCCCTGGATACTGGAACTCACTGACGCCGGTCCTGGAGTTGGCGTATCAAGTGCCGAATGTAGGTGGCGTTTACTTGAAAAGGCAAGAATCCACAACGGCTACAAAGTGCTTCGAATCCACCGAGCAAGAGAGGATTCGGGCCAAAACGAAGCGGAAAGGCTCAATGCTTGCATAGGAGACGCTCTATGTGATGGAGGAAGCCTCAAGTGGCAGATCTATAAGCCGCTTCATGGTTTGTCTGTGGATGAGATTAGTTCTCCTACAAATTCAGAGCTTGAAACCCAGAGGAAAgcaaacatggaaaaaaatgctTGGGCTGTAGCAGAAGAAGTAGTTCGTCGTGTTGATGATGCTCCGGCACCACGGGGATACATGTCGACAATGATGGTGGATAAGCCAGAGGAAATGATTTTCTATAACCGCGATTTTATGAAGCAGTATCACGATGCTCCGAACAATAAGAAAAACACTATTCCAGGTCATGGATATTTTGCTAAACTAGCTTCATTTGAAGAGGAGCACTGCGAGAAAGGGGAACTGTACATGGAGTACAGAAAAATGTCTTGTCAAGAGAAAAACGACGAGCTATGCGAATACTGTCGAGCAACTGATTTTCTAAGTCCTACTTCCGCTACACCTACTCCACGACCCTATCCCGATTACAGCAAACTTCCTGACTTTCACTACCTACCAGGTACGAAAACACCAACGACTGGCCGCAAACCTGATGATTATCAGCCTAGAgctcaaataaaacagatgtttCAAGAGGGTACGCTCAAAGCCGGGGATAAAAATGCGATTaaagatttttctgaaaaatatattgtttcaGAAAAGCTAGTTGCAGACTATATTGATCATCTGACTGACATTGAACTAAGAAAAGATAAGCGGAGAACAGAGAATGACAGAAAGCGTACAGCAAGAAAGCAACAGGAATACAATTGACTGGCAAGATCTTTATCACAAAAACCAATTGTCAACCCTAAGAGTAGGTGAACTTGAACTGTATATTAATCATCACAATATTCTATTTAAAGGGAAGAAAGATGAGAAAGTGAGGGTTGTGAAGGCTCATATTGGCAGTAAGATTTTGACTTCAATTGTGcaggaaaaacagacaaacattCCGCTAGCCTCAGACTCAAATCCAGAGtctgacagtgacagtgacagcgACAGGGTAGAGGGTATTGTTGGATCTTCTAGTAACTCTTCAGAGCTTAATGACTCAGGAGATCAGGTAGCGGATAGACAACAGCTGGAACAAGAAACCATACTCGAGTCAAGTACGTCACGATAAAGAcggaaaatttaatttaatttaataataagttcttatatagcgcattaaaattgaactctatgcgctttacaattacaaattaacaaaatttcgataaaaatcctatacatgcaattcgctactctatctaaactaatgaattattacgtgttatgcatatgtttgacaacgtacgatatcaaataatctggtggcttaatttttgaaaagataagttttcaataagcgtttaaaggagtcaacagattcggcgttttttatgcattcaggtagttggttccacaaatacggtgctgcgtaggagaatgctctttgcccatacgttttagttcgaattgttgggacctcaagtagattcatatttgatgaacggaggtttcgtgctggaatatatcgactaagaagttcaacaagataggttggagccatgtcatttagtgctttgtatgttatcaacagtatcttgaattgaattcgttttgtgaccgggagccaatgaagtttcctaagtataggtgttatactgtctcttgatttggcaccgactaacaagcgggcagctgtgttttggatccgttggaatttttcgatgtcacaaatcggtagaccgtacaataggctattacaataatcaagtctcgatgagataaaggcgtgtatcaatctttcattttgctgcgtCGAGAGGTAAAAAGGACACGAGTACTCCGAGAAAATTATGTGCCATGGAATAATAAACATGTAGACACCCAGTAACCTTGTAAAACTAGCACCTGCAccgaattaaaagaaacaagttgaaaagaaaaaacttagtctgttaaagaaaaatggaaaataacatcacaaaaatccccattaaaaattctggaaaaggtgTGACCCTCCCCTTGAATAGCTGAAAAGAGGGTATGGCCCTCCCCTTTGGTGCTCACTTTCACTGATGACCCCCCCTCTGAGGCcccagccctcccccccccccccccccaagaaaaaacgtaccttccctaaGGTAACTAACGTATcgaagataaaataataaaaagaaggAACTATCGCTTACATTGCAATAACGACCGTAACATGGAGGTGTCAAATATAATCGGCAGATTATTCCAGAGGTTGACTGATCTATTCAAATCCTCTTTGACGGTTGCCATTCTCTCATTAACTCAAGTCGGGCATTTTAATAGCTTCATGCACTGTAGATGCCTTGAATTTGCCTCTCTTAAGTTACCCTTTCTGACCAGCGTTAGTTTTCAACAATCTCGCCTTCAAAACAGAGATTGTACTGTACACTTTACAGAGCGTTGTTTAAATTCTTCGCGTTTGTGTTTAGACTTGTTTTTAAGCAACAATTGTTCCGGATATTCATGAATAAACATTCGTACCAGGACTGATCGTGGGAAAATTTCAGCGCCTTTTGTTTTGCTGACGGTCGGGTCACGTTATAAGTGAACCCCATCGAGTTCGAATCATGCCGTGACAATGCATGGCCACGTGCGGAAATAAACACTCATTGTGGCAGTGGAACGTTTATTAGCATTGTCATGCGCGAGCTCTTTTCGGCGGGTCAGCCAATGAGCTTCGACTGTTCCCACGGACACGGTTTAGAAATTACAATGGTTTGTCTGTTTTTGCTTCATGAAGTTTTAATAAGAATCATACGATCATACTTATCGTAACGAAGGCTGGACAACCATTCATAAGCCGGTATTTAATTTGGACGATACCTTCAAGTTAAAAAACTTATATTGGAGATATGGAGCTAATCAAGCGCGATTCCGAGCATACAaagaaaaactaacaaaacGATTTAGTAACCATATAGGCCATTTGATAGGTGATAAAGTGGGACTTAACTGAAACGAATAACAATAGAAAAAGCCAGAGAACTAAGCCTGAGAACAAGCAATCGATTACTTATTTGGTTTGCAAACCCTGAATTTGACTCGATAGAATAGATGAGTAACAGTGTAGAGAGAAACTAGGGCCCAATGCCGAGTAGAAGTCGACGCAGTATAATCTATACTTGAACTGAACTAACCGGGTAAAACCTCGTAAATATATCTAATCAAAGAACACGCAAGCCAAGCCTACCCTCGTGAATATATCTAATCAAGGAACATGCAAGCCCAGCCTAGCGATACATCCATTTAAAGCGTTCTTTTTGAAGTACATCTGAGACTTACATCTGTCttgaagaaaagtttttgttaagAATTCGAAGAACGATACAGAGAAGTAAATAATTTCAGTTCCTTCGAGTCATCTGTGATGTTGGAGCaaggttaagtttattgatagTGACCACCACGAGTACACACGTACGGTCAAAGAGGCTACCATTTAAGACTTCAtcccaacaacaacaataggAATAGTGGAATCGAAATTCCGAAGCTTGGATACCCACAATCAAACAACCTAACACCCGATCAAAGGGGACCTATGCgggaacaccatctaacaaTCGGAATAATagtgaggatcgaaatgcaccgaTAGCAACGAACGAACGTGCTGCAAGTAGCGACACGTAAATGATCGGCCTGAAAGTGGTCTGTGCTCGCATTTTACATCTGTAATTTACTAACCAAAGAAAACAGTATAAATCTAAATGATTGCAGGACAGGTGTACTTGCAAACGCCGTTGTAGTGTTTATGTACCTCATATTGATTTTCACTTCGCCACTCATTTGCACTTGTCACAGTTAGAGAAAGGTATTCTTTGCGAGTCGAGTAagattttaaagcaattttgaCCTTATTAAACCTTGGGTAACTCCTTTGTATTACTTTTTACTCTAACACACTTTGCAGAAGCATTAAGGTTTAACAAGCAAGCCACATAGGTGAGCCTCAACATACCTCAATTTACTCGTCTATACAGCAGCGAATCAAACGACACGCTTCGGGAGTTTCTTGCGGTAAAATGAATCCAAAAGTGTTGTCCTTTGAAACAATGACGAGATGGCATTCACCTTCTTATTCCATGCATGCGCAGTACTGCTTTATCAAAGGGTGTTTCCCCGAAAGGTAATTGACTCCCCGAAATACCTGAGGACATATTACAATAGCTAAAAATAGCAGATGTTAATGCCACTATCATGCACTGGTGGCCTGATCACTTTTCTATGAAGATCCAAAGGCCAAAACGGAAAACTTTCGTTTTCGAATAAAGCTCCAACTATTTCAACGTAAGCAGGCTTAAGCCAAGTGACAGGTAAGCTGTTTCATTTGAGGATTTATCTGTGCAATTGCGAgtaatttgctttaaaaatatgcatcaaatatttcaaatcagaGCTCTTAGATCGTGACTTTGAATTAAGCTTAAAAATATCCGTTTTTTTAGACATGCAATAATGTTAGTAACTGATGCAGCTTGTAACAAATTCAGGGTTGGGGTTTTAAAGGGAGATAAATATCACCGTTTAATGTAatcttcttaatttcttttgcGTAGTGGTTATGGTCATATCCCGCTATTCCGTTTTGCATAAACATTACTGAGAATTCGTTCATTTCACATGGACCAGACTTTCTGCTTCAATTTACCCCGAACTCAAGGAGAAATTTCATCACCTAAACGTTTCCTGGATAAGAGGAATCAATTTGTCtcataaatatttccttttccaTCCGTTGTAACCTTTCTGAGAAAATCATTTCTGACTTGCGGCAACTCCAACGCTTTTGACGGCACTAAGAATGACGCCATCTATAAAGAGGAGCCAGACATTCACGCCGAAGAAGATGAGATGGATGAAGAATTTGATGCGGGAAGCGAAGATGGGCCATAAGCCTCAAACGTGTAGttcacaacaaaaaaaggagCCACCACATATTAAAAGGTAATGACCAATgacttttgcttttttgtcttTGTGTTTTGCTCGGCTATTTTGTTAAGGTTAATAAACTCTCAGCTATAAGCCGAAACCCCCTACGAGTcagattttaattcaaattaggTTAAACTTGAGTTAAAATagctcggcttatagccgataAACTATGGTAGGTACAGTCATGTAGTTCTTTGTACCCAGATCGTCCTCTTAAAGTGATAAATCTCCTTTGAAAAGGCTGTAATGTAATTCCTATCGCCCAGTTGAAGTCGTCAGAGTACTGATGGCTCacaatgtatttgttgttgttgttgttggtttgtgttctttttttagcACTGTTTCTAAATCACTGTAGGATATTTCGCTCTTGTGGGTGGATTTATCATAATTTACCCTGTTTATGGCAAATTTACACAGTGATTAAATCGAAAATCGGGGCAAAGATGGCTATGGCAAGTCAGAAGGATACAATCCACTTAAAGGATGAATTTCACTGAATTTACCCCGTTTATCTTTAGAATTCACTGATTAAGTGGAAAATTGGAGTAAAGATGGCTTCGGCGAGTCAATGGGATATATTCCGCTTAAAGGATGAATTTCATAGCATTTACCCGGTTTGAAATTCTCAAAATTCGAGCGAGGAAATCTTTACGATCTTCTTACACTTTTGCCTTGCTTCTCTCCTTTAGTTAGgaagtgacacgcagaagaTCACAACacactttgattggaagaaaCAAAACCACATTCTACTGGTTATTAGGTGtgaggacataactacaacggaagACACAACTACAACGCTACAGACATACGAAGTTCTGTTTTTTGGAGCCTGGGAATTACTCGGCCCAGGCTATTCTGGATTTCACGCTTTGCGATGGTTTTTAGGGATCCACCGGAGGATTGGTACACATGAGGTTCTCTTTTCACATGTAACTTTAGCATAGCAACCAAGATAAGTAGAGTCTTTTGctagttttgaaaaaaatcgagGTGAAGCAGTTGTTCTCCAGCAAGGCTAATATGTGGAAATTTCGCTCTCAAGGTCTTGCCGTtctttgaatgaatgaaataataaaatcacTTCTGTAGTGACAGTCAAACATTGGAAACTTCATTTAAGTAACTTTACCGGTACTCGTAATTTACattgttaatgttattgttaatCCGGGATACCGATACCTTTTAGTGCCCGTCAACACATATGTCAGCGGACTCGTTCTGTGAAGACGCCATTTTGTGAAGTATATGTAGCACAAGGTTTTTGTAGATTAAAGCCTTTAGAAACGAGGCCAAAcgtttgtttaactatcataacaatttaatctacaaaaaaaaaaaaaacaaaaaaaacaaaaaaaaaacaaatggataaaGTCCTCAGGCCCGAGAGATTCAGCGCCGATCCAAGCACGTCTGGAGCATCAAAATCGTGGATTCACTGGCGTCGAACCTTCGAAAATTTCCTCGCCGTACTGACGGAAGAAGGCCTCGATAAATTTGGAGTcctgacaaattttatttcgccTGCGGTATTCGAATATGTAGAAGAATGTGCCGACTACGAATCTGCAATCgaaactcttcaaaatattttcgtgAAGCCGACGAACGAAATCCACGCCAGACACGTGCTCGCTACCAGACGACAACAGGTTGGTGAAACTCTAGACGAATATCTTCAAGCGCTCAAAACTCTCGCCAAAGACTGCAACTTTCAATCTGTCACCGCTGCCAAATATTGTGAGGAATATATACGGGATGCTTTCATTACTGGGCTACATTCTAACCAAATACGCCAAAGGCTACTAGAAAACAAAACTCTAGATCTGAAAACGATGTTTGACCAGGCCAGGGCGCTCGACTCTGCCATGCGCAGTTCAGAGAGTTACTCTGTCCCTCGACCTGTCAGCGTTGCAGCCTCAGCACAAGAAATGACCGCTCAGAATCCAATCCAAGTCGACTCTGCTCAGTCAGACTCCACACTCGCTGCAATTGATTCAAAGTGCTTCTTCTGTGGAAATCCTAAACACCCTCGTTCCAAGTGTCCAGCCAGAGATGCAATTTGCAATAAATGTCAAAAGAGGGGACATTTTGCGAAAGTCTGCCGAAGCAAGGCCTCTAAACCCAACGAAGTTTCAGCTGCTCTCTGGCCACCTACTCTTGCCACCGTAGGAATTCCCCAATCTCTTAAAGGATCAACTGCTACTGTTGTTGTCAACAAGGTCTGGAGTGTAGAAGCACTCTTTGACAGCGGAAGCAGTGAAAGCTACATACATCCAAGCCTCGTTGAAGTAGCTGCTATCTCTGTTAACCCTTCGGTCAGCCAGGTCTCCATGGCAACATCTTTGTTAAGTACAAAGACCGAGGGCTCTTGCTCTGTTACTATTAACTACCAAGGTCAAACTTATAAAGACTTTCGCCTGTTGGTTATGCCAGGGCTTTGCTCTGATCTGATTTTAGGACTCGATTTTCAGTCTCAACATGATAGTGTCACATTCAAGTATGGCGGAACAAAACCGCCGCTGTCGGTATGCAGTCTCACTACTCTGAACATAGAGCCGCCATCACCATTTTCAAACCTCACTGCCGACTGCCATCCTATTGCTACAAAGTCCAGGCGCTACAGCAAAGAAGACCTGAACTTCATTGGCAATGAAGTAGAACGGTTGCTCAAGGAAGGCATTATTGAGCCAAGCCGGTCCCCTTGGCGGGCACAAGTAGTTGTCACAAAGGATGAAAATCACAAGAAACGCCTAGCTATTGATTATTCCCAGACAATCAATAGATTCACCCAACTAGATGCTTTCCCGCTGCCGAGGATCAGTGATACGATCAACGAAATAGCTCAGTACAAAGTGTTCAGTACCCTTGACCTCCAGAGTGCGTATCATCAAATACCTTTAAGAGAAGATGACAAGCCTTACACTGCGTTTGAAGCTAAAGGTGGGCTTTATCAGTTTACCAGGCTTCCTTTCGGTGTAACCAACGGTGTAGCCTGCTTCCAAAGAGAAATGATGAGATTTGTTGAAGATAACCACTTGAAAGCTGTGTTTCCATACATCGACAACATAACTGTATGTGGAAAGGATCAAGCTGACCATGATGCTAACCTCATATTATTCCAGGAGGCTTCTCGAAAGGCGAATCTTAAATTCAACGACAGCAAAAGCGTCTTCTCTGCTCAACGACTGCCGTTACTGGGATATGTCATTGAAAATGGTTCTATTAGTCCAGACCCTGAAAGATTAAGGCCTCTACTGGAGCTCCCACTGCCGCAAAGCTCAAAGGCTCTTAATAGATGTCTGGGACTTTTCTCTTACTATTCTCAATGGGTTCCTTGTTTCGCCGACAGAATTAAACCCATAACCAGCTgtagatcatttcctttatcttctGAAGCACAGAAAGCATTTGAAGACTTAAAGAGGATCATTGCCAAAGCTGCTGTCTCTGCCATAGACGAGAGTATTCCATTTGAGGTGGAAACAGACGCCTCAGATGTAGCGCTAGCCGCTACCCTAAATCAGAAGGGCAGACCTGTAGCCTTTTTCTCCCGCACCCTTCAAGGTAGTGAACTGAAACACTCTGCTGTAGAAAAGGAGGCTCAAGCAATAGTTGAGTCGGTCAGGCACTGGAGACATTTTCTCACCGGGTCCCACTTCACTCTAAAAACGGACCAAAAGTCAGTTTCCTACATGTTCAACCAGCGTCATCAAGGAAAGATTAAGAATGACAAGATAATGCGCTGGAGGATTGAACTGAGTTGCTATAGCTTTGACATAGAGTATCGACCAGGCAGAGATAATGTAGCACCGGATACCTTCTCACGAGCCACGTGTGCTTCTAGCGTCAGTGATGCTCTCTACAAGCTCCATGATTCGCTCTGTCACCCTGGGATTACCCGATTATGGCATTTTATTCGAGTCAAGAACTTGCCTTATTCTCTAGAAGATGTTAGGAGGACTGTGAACTCCTGTCCAATCTGTTGTGAATGTAAACCGGTATTCCACCGCCCGGACCCAGTTCAACTTATAAAAGCTACCCAACCCTTTGAACGAATCAACATTGACTTTAAAGGGCCACTTCCCTCCAACGACAAGAACAAATACTTCCTGAATGTTGTTGATGAGTTTTCACGGTTCCCGTTCGTTTTCCCTTGCCCTGATGTGTCTACTCCGACCGTTATAAAGTGTCTCACcacattgttttctctatttggTATGCCTGCCTATGTGCATTCTGACAGAGGGGCTTCGTTTATGAGTCAAGAGTTACGGGAATTCCTCTCTAGCAAAGGTGTATCTACAAGTCGTACAACCAGTTATAACCCCACATGTAATGGTCAAGTTGAGAGGTACAATGGCACTGTATGGAAGGCGATTACAACGTCTCTTAAGTCAAAGAAGCTTCAGGCAAAACAGTGGCAATTGGTCCTGCCAGATGTGTTGCACTCGATCCGTTCTCTTCTGTGCACCGCAACGAATGAGACTCCGCATGAACGTTTCCTGAACTTTTCACGCCGTTCATCCACAGGTAGTTCGATCCCCTCTTGGCTGGCTGAACCTGGCCCTGTTTATGTAAAGCGTCATGTACGACACAGTAAGTTTGATCCTCTGGTTGAAAAAGCTGATGTTCTCCAGACCAATACTCACTACGCTCACGTTCGTTACCCTGATGGCAGAGAAACAACAGTTTCAACCAAGAATCTTGCTCCTTGTGGTCAAGTGGAACTTCTAGAACCACCCTCTTCAATCCAGCTCCCAGTCGTTAAACCCAATATTTCTAGTGAGTTTTCTCCCGTCAACGATCATCATGTTGATAAGACGCAAGAACCAACTAAGGAACCAGAACCCACAGAATTGAGGAGATCACAGCGAGAGCGCCGCCCTGTAGATAGGCTCGATTTATAGGAAGGGGTGAATGTAGTGACAGTCAAACATTGGAAACTTCATTTAAGTAACTTTACCGGTACTCGTAATTTACattgttaatgttattgttaatCCGGGATACCGATACCTTTTAGTGCCCGTCAACACATATGTCAGCGGACTCGTTCTGTGAAGACGCCATTTTGTGAAGTATATGTAGCACAAGGTTTTTGTAGATTAAAGCCTTTAGAAACGAGGCCAAAcgtttgtttaactatcataACAACTTCCacgtc
This region of Pocillopora verrucosa isolate sample1 chromosome 3, ASM3666991v2, whole genome shotgun sequence genomic DNA includes:
- the LOC136276822 gene encoding uncharacterized protein, whose protein sequence is MDKVLRPERFSADPSTSGASKSWIHWRRTFENFLAVLTEEGLDKFGVLTNFISPAVFEYVEECADYESAIETLQNIFVKPTNEIHARHVLATRRQQVGETLDEYLQALKTLAKDCNFQSVTAAKYCEEYIRDAFITGLHSNQIRQRLLENKTLDLKTMFDQARALDSAMRSSESYSVPRPVSVAASAQEMTAQNPIQVDSAQSDSTLAAIDSKCFFCGNPKHPRSKCPARDAICNKCQKRGHFAKVCRSKASKPNEVSAALWPPTLATVGIPQSLKGSTATVVVNKVWSVEALFDSGSSESYIHPSLVEVAAISVNPSVSQVSMATSLLSTKTEGSCSVTINYQGQTYKDFRLLVMPGLCSDLILGLDFQSQHDSVTFKYGGTKPPLSVCSLTTLNIEPPSPFSNLTADCHPIATKSRRYSKEDLNFIGNEVERLLKEGIIEPSRSPWRAQVVVTKDENHKKRLAIDYSQTINRFTQLDAFPLPRISDTINEIAQYKVFSTLDLQSAYHQIPLREDDKPYTAFEAKGGLYQFTRLPFGVTNGVACFQREMMRFVEDNHLKAVFPYIDNITVCGKDQADHDANLILFQEASRKANLKFNDSKSVFSAQRLPLLGYVIENGSISPDPERLRPLLELPLPQSSKALNRCLGLFSYYSQWVPCFADRIKPITSCRSFPLSSEAQKAFEDLKRIIAKAAVSAIDESIPFEVETDASDKRRLKQ